One region of Oncorhynchus keta strain PuntledgeMale-10-30-2019 chromosome 24, Oket_V2, whole genome shotgun sequence genomic DNA includes:
- the LOC127911380 gene encoding uncharacterized protein LOC127911380, translated as MVRIQRPSGRPSPNPRPSPNPRPSPNPRTSPNPRPSPNPRPSPNPRPNPRPSPNSRPNPRRSPDPPAHSPNPRPSPNPSPNPRRSPDPQPTAPTPDPVPTPVPTPDVVPTPSPQPQPQTQSQPQTQPQTPNPRPSPNPSPNPRRSPRPHPTPDQSHSPNPRPSPNPSPNPRQSQSQTPQSHSPNPRPNPRPSPNPRPNPRRSPDPQPTAPTPDPTPDPVPTPDPTPDVVPTPSPQPQPQTQPQTQSQPQTQPQT; from the exons acCTAGTCCCAACCCCAGAcccagtcccaaccccagaccTAGTCCCAACCCCAGAACTAGTCCCAACCCCAGACCTAGTCCCAACCCCAGAcccagtcccaaccccagaccCAACCCTAGACCCAGTCCCAACTCCAGACCAAACCCCAGACGTAGTCCCGACCCCCCAGCCCACAGCCCCAACCCCAGACCCAGTCCCAACcccagtcccaaccccagacGTAGTCCCGACCCCCAGCCCACAGCCCCAACCCCAGACCCAGTCCCAACcccagtcccaaccccagacGTAGTCCCGACCCCCAGCCCACAGCCCCAACCCCAGAcccagtcccaaccccagaccCAACCCCAGAC CCCCAACCCCAGACCCAGTCCCAACcccagtcccaaccccagacGTAGTCCcagaccccaccccaccccagacCAGTCCCACAGCCCCAACCCCAGACCCAGTCCCAACcccagtcccaaccccagacagtcccagtcccagaccccCCAGTCCCACAGCCCCAACCCCAGACCCAACCCCAGAcccagtcccaaccccagaccCAACCCCAGACGTAGTCCCGACCCCCAGCCCACAGCCCCAACCCCAGACCCAACCCCAGAcccagtcccaaccccagaccCAACCCCAGACGTAGTCCCGACCCCCAGCCCACAGCCCCAACCCCAGACCCAACCCCAGAcccagtcccaaccccagaccCAACCCCAGACGTAG